In the genome of Bacteroidota bacterium, the window TACATAATATTTAATCTTTCACCGGTTCCAATATCAATGGCATATCCGGGAAACCAGCCCATGTATTTTCCGTTGATAAAATTTGGATCGTTTTCGTTTGAACTGCCTATTTCAGTAGTTGAAGGATTTCCATTTTTATCGACAGAAAAACTTGCACGCTTGTCAAACTTATATGTTTCGCCAACAACTCCCATCCCAAGAATTAAATCATTTGGATTTCCATCAACCGAATCATTGTCAGCCATTTCTATAACTACAGACCTTGTCCACTTCGATTTGTCAGGAGTAATAACCAAGTCAATGCTTGGTAATTTTTGAGCTTTAAATTCAACAAAGGATCTCATCTCCTTCCATGCCGGACCATTATAGTGTTCAGAGGTTAATGCGTATGGTGCCCAGCTTCCATTTAAAACTGTTTCGTAAACTTCATTCTCATCATTTCCAAGATAGTCGTTATATTGTGGTTTTGTATCATCTCTTTGAGTTCCAGAACGAATCCAGTTGAAAGCATCATAAAATTCTCCATCATAAACAAAATCAAGCCATTCTTTAGAATCATCTTCAAAAGTCATAGAGGCTTCAATAAATCCGTGATTGTCCGGATCATCTAATCCTGCAAGATGTTGATTGTCTTCATTAATTATTCCAACTTGTTTTACAGATACTGAGAATCCCCATTCGGGAAAGAGTTTTTCATATCCAATTTCAATTTTTGAGTCGGAACGAACTGTATCCCCATTATTCGAGCAAATAAACCATTCGGCATTTGTAATAATTGAATAATTAAAAGATGTTGTTTCAAAAATTTCGACTGAATCAAATTCTATTGTGTATTCACCGTCAGGAATATTCAAAGGATCAATTACTTTAATATCAATTGGTCCTTGTCCGTTTTCATATGTGGGGCTATATGATTTCCATGGTGGTCCCGACATTATTTCATCAATTGTTTCCTGTGTTAATTCAAGTGAATTATTGCCACAGCCATGTCCGGAAAGCTGTGTTATTTTTGGTCCGTAACCATATTCACCATTTATTAGTGTTCCGTTGTTTTCAGGAGCAGGTATATGAGGAGATGCTTCATAAATTTTAAGATTACCTAAAGCACATTTATTACTTGCAATGTAAGGTCTTTTTTGTCCAGAAGCAGAAAATGGATCATTCTGGTTATAGTGCAAATAATCATTAAATCCATAGGCGATAGCCAAAAAATAATAGTTCTTATTATTTGATAGTTTTGTTTCATATGGAGCAAATGCATCGTATTCTAAAGTGAAGGTATGTTGTATTCCCATGTCTGCACCATCTACTTCAAGAATTGCAACATTGGCTTCAATTTCTTCATCCCACTCGTAATTCACAATTTTTGTAATTTCGTCTTTTATATCGCATTGAAAAATTTCTCTTGCCAAATCAGGATTACGAATATCTGATATTGACACATCGGCATCTTTCAGTTGAAAAACCTGATATCCTTGAAAGGAAAAATACTTATTGCATTCTTCGTTTGCAGCAGGGCAAACAATAAATGGATCTTCTTCGTGATATCCATCTAGATAATTATTTGAACTACTTAAATTTGATATATGGAAAATCAACTTTTTATCCATTTCAATAATTTTTAGTTCTGGTGCATCTGGTCCTTCAATTATTTTGAAACAATTGTCAAAAAAACTTTGTGCTTTATCATCTGCTTTCTTCATTGCTTCTACTGATTCTAAAGGTCCGCCACCAGTAGCTCTTGCCCAAACAACCCCAAGAGTAATATCGTTTACAGCACCTGACTCAAGTGTAAAAGGACCGGATGACATAATAAACCTTCTATCATCAGGTGGATTATCTTCTCCTTCTTCTGACCATGGATATTTAGGATAAGAAGTCATTGGAATTCCACCCTGTCCCCAGCCACAAGGGTCGGAATCGCCGGGAAACATAAAATCGGCTTCCTGGTTTTCTGTATCGCTATCCGATGGGTGTCCGGTACCTCCATATAATAAATTGTTCCCATCTTTCCACTTACCTCTTAAATAATTATAATGATTAAGGGGTGTATATGGGTTTCCCATACCACCTGCATCGCCATTATAGTAAATAAATTTTCTCATTCCCCATCTTTCGTTTCCAGCAATTCCATCTCCAAAATTTAATCCGTTTATACTCATATCGCAGCCTCCGTCTGGTCGGTCATCTCCATAATCGTCGTCCATATATGGACCTTCAAAAAAATCAATACCAGTTGCCGGTGGTGGAGGTGTTGGTCCTCCATAAGCAAAAAGTTGACCGGTTCCATCGGTTGCTTCTCCATTATAAACATAACCAAGTCCTCGCTGAACATCGCAGCCCACATAATCGTCAAATGCATAACCTAAATCGGCAGCGCTCCAAATGCCAACATATGTTTCGTATAAAGCAAATGTTGATCTATTTATAAGTGCATAATTGTAAAAGGTCATATCATTCAATTCGTCGTTGGTGGCAAAAGCAAATGCTTGGGCACGAATTTCAAGCCCAATTGCATTTCCTCCACTTTCGCTATGAATATTTCCATTATCGTTGTAAACCCACCATAGATTTTGGTCGCCAAATAGTCGAGGGACTCTTTTATCTCTTGTAGTTCCGCAAGGGATAGTTCCATCAAGGTCATAAAAAGGATAATCTCCGTCAAGATGATTGTAAACGCCATCATCGTTTTTATCGAAAAAAGGAGCGAGATAATAGTCATATCCTCCTGCAGGCCCGTGTGCAGGCCATTCTTCAATAATTGTTGGAATCTGGTAGCCTGCAAAATCATTTTCCAAAGTAGCCTGATCGCCTGCAAGTGAAGCATTTATATAAGTTCTAAACTTTGCGATATCATTCCTATAGCTTACAAAATGTTTATCATATTCATAGCAAATATCAGTTGTAACATTCGATTGTTCCGGTCCATCAACAATAAGTGGTCCTGTCCAATAATCCGATCCGCTACTTCTAAACTTTTGAGCAGCAAGTTTTAATTGCCCATTTATATCAAGTCCGCCAATCCAGAGTGCTGCTGCAAAAAGCGCTGTTTTCCCCGAACCTTTTGGAATTTCATATTCGGCAGTTCCTCGCAAATCCCACCACATATCACCTCCTGTGTGTATCAGTGCGCGAACATTATTGATATCGAGATATGTAGAAGTTGTTGCCTGAATACAACCTGAGGATAAAGATTTTCCTGAGTTTTTGTTTTTATTTGTATTATCATTCTTTTTATCATTCTCAGCAGAAACAGTATTTATGACCAATAAGCTTAAAATCAAAACTGTGAAACAGCATCTTATTTTTTTCATAGCTCAATAATTTTGTAATTATTAAATTATATTTCTTGCAATCTACAGAATAATCATGTCCCTAAATGTTTGTAATATAAACGGTTCATGAGTGCTTCATAAATAAATTTTATTGATATTACAAATATATGAAAAATTTGAATAAAATACAGGTTTTTGATTTATAAAGTATTTGAAAATATAGCACCGGTAAAATAGAAAATTGAACATTTATGGCAATAAAAAAAGCCTTGAGAAATCAAGGCTTTTTTTTATATCTTATATCTATATGAGTAACTTAAAGTTAATCTCTTATTTATCAATCAACTAAATAAACAAAATTCAATCAATTTATAATTCATAACTCATAATTATAAAGATACTCTTGCACCAAAAGTATGTGTTCCTTCAAAAGGATCGGTATCTCTGTAAGAATAATCGAGAGAGAAAGTCGAACCTTTTTCTTTATTTAAAGGAATTTGGATAGAAAATCCGGCAGTTGGTCCAGTATAGGCAGTTGATCTGGTATCATAATCGTCTTCAAAAGGATTGATACCATCTTCATAAACAAAACCACCACGTAGAAAAAGGATATTTTTATAATCGTATTCCATTCCGAAATGATATTGATCTTTAGAAAAAGAATTTGATGTAAAGTTTCCTGCAAGTGTGAGTCTTTGTCTATCAGCAAAATTGAAATCGTAAGAAGCTCCTATTCGAATTAGTGAAGGAAGTTCAAACTCTGCCGAACGATCTTCAACAGTTCTTTGAGGTCCTAAACCATCTTCTTGTCGATGAGAAAGACCATCGCCGGAAAACTTCATGGTTGGTCCAACATTTTGCATTGTAATACCAAATTTTATTTGTTGGTCAATACCTGTGATATATTGAATTCCAGCATCGAAAGCAACTCCACCTGCTGAAAGATCTGGAATAGCTTCGTTAATAATTTTTACTGTAGCACCACCATATATACTATTTGAAAATTCTTTTGCATAAGAAAGCATTATAGTTGTATATCTTGGATTGAATGTTCCAAATCCACCTTCAGGCATTTCTACAGTTGTCATCTCAATATCGCCGAAATCCATCGACATCAATGCTAAGCTAATAACACCCGATTCTCCAACTTTTTGTGAAAATCCGAAAGCATTGATAGCAATATCTGTACCTTTCAGCCACAACGAGTGAGTGTATATCAACTCGGTTCCTTGAGTAAATGCAGTTCCTGCCACATTCATAAAAACAGATTCTAATCCACGTGTGCACGAAATATTCGCAGTTCCCCATCCTGAACTTCTAGCCCATGGATTGATTAATAATTCTTGTGCACCAGCCGAACCGGCTCTTTGCTCGTTTCCGGCAAAACTGTAGAAATCAGTAAATAATAAACTTACTATTATTAAAGCGATTATATTTATTTTAATATTATTCATACTATTTTCGTTTTAAAAGATTAATAATATATATTTTAGAAAGCATTCAAATCAGTTGGACGTAGTGCTCCAAACCATTTTAGAATTTTTTCTCCAATTCCTTCAGCATCAACATGTATAATATAAATACCACTTGCAACCGCAATTCCGTATTGATTTTTTATATCCCATTCTATGAATGTATCTGCATTGTCTTTTTCGAATCTTCGAACAAGTGTTCCGCTGATAGTGTAAATTGATATGGTACATTTAGGTGGCAAATTGGTGAATTTCACCATTGTTTCAATTTGGTTTTTCTCATACTCTGAAAATCCGTAATAAGGATTTGGTACAACATTTATTAAATCTAATGCGTCTTTTGCAGTTGCATTATCATCTGTAACTGTTTTTATATCAGAAGTATTAAAAGAATACTTTGGAGTATTAATCCCACTTCCGTCAGGATTTTCTACTTTGGCAAAGCTAAGTTCATCGTTCCTATATGGGTTTGCAACTCTTAACTTGATTGAAACATCGGTATCAAGTAAATTTGCATCGCGTCTTAACATTGGTAATCCAACCCAGGCAGCATTTCTCATAACAGTTTTCTTACGTTTCTTATACTGATAGCTTGACTCACCTACAACGGGAGTTAACATACTGTCAATATACTTTCCGTCATCGTAAGTAGGCATATAGTTTTTATTTTCCTCGGAATAATTATTATGTCCCATAATATAGATATAGTGTTTTCCACCGAAAAACAATTCGCCGGAAGCTCCACCTGTAACAAAGAATAAATCGGTACCGTACGAACTTGTTGGGTTCCAAATCATATCTCTACCATTTTGAGTTAGTAATCTAGAATCTTCACCATACATTATATTTAATCTTTCGCCTGTTCCAACATCAATAGCATAACCCGGGAACCAACCCATTCCTTTTCCATCAATGAAGTTAGCATCATTTTGGCTATTACTTCCTGATTCTGTTTCTGAAGGATTTCCATCTTTATCAACGGAATAACTATCTCTTTTATCGAATTTATATGTTTCGCCTACTACACCCATTTGTAGAATTAAATCTGTTGGATTTCCATCAAGCGAATCATTATCAGCCATTTCAAGTACAACTGCTCTTGTCCATTTAGATTTATCAGAAGTAAAAACAATATCTACACTTGGTAGTCTTTGAGCTTTAAACTCTACCAACGATCTCATTTCTTTCCAAGCAGGTCCGTTAAAGTATTCAGAAGTAAAGGCATATGGTGCCCAGGTTCCATTTAATACTTTTTCATATACCTCATCTTCATCGTCTCCTAGATAATCATTAAACTCTGGTTGAGTATCATCGTTTTGAGTTCCTGAGCGAATCCAGTTGAATGCATCATAGCCTTCGCCATCAAAAACAAAATTCAGCCAGGTTTTCGTGTTATCCTCCATTGTCATGGAAGCTTCAATAAATGCTGAATTGTCCGGTTGGTCTAATGCAGTAAGATTTTGATTATCTTCGTTGATTACTCCAACTTGTTTTATTGAAATAGAAAATCCCCATTCAGGAAAAATTTGTTCGTTTTCAAGAGCAATCCATGAATCTGAATAAATTGTATCTCCTGATTCATCATAAATGAACCATTTTGCATTTTTAATAATGGAATATCGGAATGATGTTGTTTGGAAAATACTAATAGAATCAAATTCAAGAGTATAGTTTCCATCAGGTATATTTAATGGGTCAATTACTTTTACATCTATTGGTCCCAGCCCATTTTCATATGTAGGATTATTTGATTTCCATGGAGAACCCGACATAATTTCATCAATTGTTTCTTCGGTTAATTCAAGTGAATTGTTTCCATTTCCATGACCTGAAATTTGAGTAATTTTAGGACCATAACCATATTCTCCATTTACTATAGTTCCATTATTTTCAGGAGTAGGAATATGTGGAATAACTTCGTAAGTTTTGATAGCTCCAAGTGCTCCTTTTCTACCAGCTTTATAAGGTTTCTTCTGTCCGGAAATTGATAATGGATCATTTTGATCGTAATGCAAATAATCGTTGAAACCATAGGCTATGACAATAAAGTAGTATCGCTTATTATTAACAAGGCTTCCGCTTGATAAACTAAATTCATCATTCACAATAGTGAATGTATGTTGAATTCCTTCGTCGGCACCATCAACTTCCAAAATTGGAATATTTGCAGCAAGCTCTTCATCCCATTCGTAATTAACAATCTTTGAAATTTCGTCTTTAATATCACATTGGAAAACCTCTCTTGCAAGATCAGGATTATGGATATCTGTAATAGATACATCAGCATCATACAATTGGAATACCTGATATCCCTGGAAATCAAAATATCTATTGCAATCATCATCTCCGTCAGGGCAAACAATAAATGGGTCTCTTTCGTAATATTCTTCGAGATAATTGTTTGAAGTACTTAGATTTGAAATGTGGAAAATTAATTCTTTATCTAATTCAATTATTGTTAGTTCCGGTGCATCCGGTCCGTCAACAACTTTAAAACAATTTTCAAAAAGAAGCTGTGCTTTATCATCAGCTTTTTTAACCTCTTCTACCGATTCGAATGGACCTCCACTTGTTGCTCTTGCCCATACAACACCAACCGTGATATCATTTATAGCACCAGGTTCAAGTGTAAAAGGACCAGCAGATTGAATAAATCTTCTGTCATCAGGTGGATTATCTTCCCCTTCTTCTGTCCATGGATATCTTGGATAAGAAGTCATTGGAATTCCATCTTGTCCCCAACCACATGGGTCAGTATCGCCCGGGAACATAAAGTCAGTTATTTGGTCTTCTGTATCACTATCAGAAGGGTGTCCTGTACCTCCATATAGTAAGCTATTTCCATCTTTCCAAAATCCTGTTAAGTAATTATAGTGCTCGACTGCTGATCCAGGATTTCCCATATTTCCTTGGTCATTATTATAATATATGTACCTTCTCATTCCCCATCTTTCATTTCCGGCAACTCCATCACCAAAATTTAATCCATTGATACTCATATCGCAACCACCATCGGGTCTGTCGTCTCCATAATTGTCATCCATATAGGGACCTTCGAAGAAATCTACTCCGATTGCTGGTGGTGGAGGTGTTGGACCTCCATAAGCAAAAAGTTGTCCTGTTCCATCAGTTGCTTCTCCATTATATAAATAACCAAGTCCACGTTGAACATCACATCCTACATAATCATCAAAAGCATAACCCATATCGGCATCAGACCATACTCCAAAATATGAATCGTACAATACAAATGTAGATCTGTTTAGAAGTGCATAATTATAAAAGGTCATATTATTCAATTCGTCGTTAGTTGCAAAGGCAAAACCTTGAGCTCGAATTTCCATACCCACAGCATCGCCTCCTGTTTCGGTATGAATATTTCCTTTATCATTATATACCCACCATAAAGTTTCATCACCAAATAGTCGTGGTAATCTTTTTTCTCTTGTTGTTCCGCAAGGCAAAGCACCATCAAGGTCGTAAAAGGGATAATCTCCATCAAGGTGATTGTATGTTCCATCATCGTTTTTATCGAAGAAAGGAGCAAGATAGTAATCATAACCACCTGCCGGCCCATGTGCAGGCCATTCTTCAATAATTGTAGGAACCTGATATCCAACAAAATCTTTTTCTAAAGTAGCCTGATCGCCTGAGAGAGAAGCATTAATATAATTTCTGAACATTGCAACTTCATTCCTAGAAATTGAATAGTGCCTATCATATTCATGACATATGTCGGCTGTAACATTTGAACGCTCAGGTCCGTCAACAATAAGGGGTCCGGTCCAATAGTCAGTTCCACTACTTCTAAACTGGATTGCAGCAAGTTTTAACTGCCCATTTATATCTTTTCCACCGATCCAGATAGAACCTGCAAAAAATGCTGTTTTCCCTGAACCTTTAGGGACTTCATATTCGGCAGTTCCTTGCAAATCCCACCACATATCACCTCCGGTATGTATCATTGCACGAACATTATTGAGTTCGAGATTTGTAGATGTTGTTGCTTGTGTACAGCCGGCTGAAATAGAATGGGTTGACTTGTTGTTATTACTTGAATTAGAATTTGTTTTATTTTTTTCAGCAATAACATAATTCGAGAATAACAAGCTCAAAATCAAAATTGTAATATTATATCTTATTCTTTTCATTATATTTATTTTGTTTTATATTTACTTTTAAAAAATTATTAAAATCCTAAAATAACTCCAAATCTAATTCTTCTCGGAAGAGTATAGTTTCCCGGATTGTTAATCATCATAGCATAATAATTTCTGTATGCTTCTTCGTCGGTTTGTGTTTCGATTGCAGGTTGATTTTGCGGAGCGAATAAATATCCATTATCATCCGGATTTCCGGTTGTAGCATATACATTTCTAATATTTAAGGTGTTGAGTACATTTGAAATGTCAAAATATACATTTAAGTAGATTTTCTTTTTGTCTTCGCCTTCACCTAATGATAGATTTATATTTTTGTCAATTTTCATATTTATTGAAGTTCGGGATGGTTCTCTTGAGCCATTCATTGAACCTTCAATTGTATTTCCAATTATTGATCGTTTAGTATAAGGAGAACCGGTTCCAAATCTTAATACAGTATTTACGCCTGCATTTGATAGGATTTTTTTAAGACTTTTTGGTCCATTATAATTTTGTCCTCCTGCAAATCTGAAGTCAACAGTTGCAACTAAAGCATGCCTTTGGTCAAAGTTTAAAGGAATAGTTGTCCTTAAATTTGGTTGCCCTGATCGTAAAATCGAAACGGCATCGTTTACATTCGAACCTGTTCCATTTGCAAATTGTAGAGTATAACTTGTTCTTAAGGAAACATTTCCTGTTCTTCTCATATCATATGTGGCTGTAAAACCTTTTACTGTTCCGAAATCGATATTTCCATAAGTCATATAATCTAAAGGAAAAGCTCCTACTACCATGACAGCCTGCTGCATATCTCTCATTTCTTTATAAAATGCAGTTAATCGTAATGCCGATGAACTACTAAGTCTTTGCTGGAATCCTAATTCGTAATCGATAGTTTTCTCCGGTCTCAGATTTGGATTGTTTACCATATCACCTGCTCTTGTGATGAAGAATAAATAATCCATAGGGTCGAAATTATTTGAGAATGAAGGACGTTTCGATAATACATCGTAGTGTGCAAAAAACAAAGCTTCATCGGAAATTGGGAACGAAAACGAAATACGTGGCATTACTGTTATTGCCGGTTTATAATCTTCAAAGGACATAGAAACAAGATAATCTTCTGAATTCATATCAATTTCGGGATGCACTAAATAAGGTGCTATTCCTGTCGCAGAACTTATTATATCTGGGTCGGCTACTTCTGTTCCATTTGCATCGTACCAAGTAGAACCATTCCTATACCCTTTTATTGAAGTTGGATCCATTACATTATCAACATATACTGTGTAATCGTCTCCAATATTATCTGGATGGTTTGATAAGATTCCTTTCGGATCAGAATCTCCAGCAGTGTATGAATCATATAAAAGATATTTATCTTTCAAAGTCATCTGATTTGCATCGAATCTGTCTATTCTTACACCTACATTAAATACAAGATCGTCGAACTGAAAGTGGTCTTGGATAAATGCAGCGGAATATATTGGCTCAAAAGGAGCTTTTTCTCTTTTATATCTTTTGTTTCCATTGATATCAGTATAAGTATCGCTGAAAAAATCCTGAAGACTAGGATTTTGTGTTAATCTATTTCCCCAGGCATCATAACCAACATATCCGACATAACTATTTCCACTATTTAATAGTTCGTCCGCACTAAAATAATCTATTGATAATTCTGAAGGATCATATGAATCTACATCAATCCAATTTAAACCATCTAATTCCATATTTTGAGATTCGCGAAATCGAAGATCAAACAATGCTTGATTTTCTGCAGAATATAATCTACTGTACCATATAGTATCCATGAAAACAGCTTCTCCCATATCATTATAAATTAAATTCCCATCATCGTCCCTTAAATAAAGTGCATGTGGTTTAGTAAAATCTAACTGATCGATATGCATATTTGCCATATCTCTAGCTAATGACCATAAACCAACAGGTCCTACAGCATAGGATCTGAAACTTCGTTGTTCAAATTCGAAACCCATTTCAATAGCATGGTCTCCAATATCGGCAGAACCAAAAGCAGAAACTCTAAATTGACCATTATCGCTAATTGAATAAGAGTTGCTAACAGAACCCGGACTTGTCCATAAGCCATAAACACTAGGAATTCCTTCTCCATTTAATATCCCTAAACCAAAGGAAACATCGTCATCAACTCTAAATCCTCTGGCATTTGCAAGAATATCGTCCATTTCAAAATATCTCGATGTCCATTTTTCAGCTTCTACATTTACTCCACCCGGAATAAAAGTGTCAAGTATATAAATATAATTATCGTGAACATAACCTGAAAGATTGAGAGTCGTATCTAAACCAAATGAATAATTGTTTTCTACATGATGCTCAAATTTCCCAATATATCCATAACCAAAAAGATTGTCTTTATGAGTAACATCCTGATTCAAATTATCTGTTTTTTCATAATCGAACTGAAGAGTATAATAAACATTTTTAACTAATGCGTTGGCTTCTTCTTCTGTAGTTTGCGATCCGAATTTTTGGGTGATTCTAATATATGTTCGCCAATTATCATAAACGGATTGTGAATTGTTTTCCCAATTGAAAAGTGAACCTGCATAACTGTAATTCGTTCTGTCGTTATGCAAATACGAACCTCCAAGTATAAAATTTAAATTTTTTGAGGGTTTAAATTCTATTTTACCTTGCAGATTTATTCTCTTACTCCCAACATTAAGTTTTGCATCTATTTTTTCAAAATTTTCTTCACCCAAAAAATCGGCATTTTGGAAGGTTCCAAAACCCAGACCACTTGGACGAAGAGGATCGTTAATAATATCCTGATTTATTTCATCTTTAACTTTCCACATACCAATTGCCGATGGTCCACCATCAGCAATGTGGCTAAGT includes:
- a CDS encoding T9SS type A sorting domain-containing protein, with protein sequence MKKIRCCFTVLILSLLVINTVSAENDKKNDNTNKNKNSGKSLSSGCIQATTSTYLDINNVRALIHTGGDMWWDLRGTAEYEIPKGSGKTALFAAALWIGGLDINGQLKLAAQKFRSSGSDYWTGPLIVDGPEQSNVTTDICYEYDKHFVSYRNDIAKFRTYINASLAGDQATLENDFAGYQIPTIIEEWPAHGPAGGYDYYLAPFFDKNDDGVYNHLDGDYPFYDLDGTIPCGTTRDKRVPRLFGDQNLWWVYNDNGNIHSESGGNAIGLEIRAQAFAFATNDELNDMTFYNYALINRSTFALYETYVGIWSAADLGYAFDDYVGCDVQRGLGYVYNGEATDGTGQLFAYGGPTPPPPATGIDFFEGPYMDDDYGDDRPDGGCDMSINGLNFGDGIAGNERWGMRKFIYYNGDAGGMGNPYTPLNHYNYLRGKWKDGNNLLYGGTGHPSDSDTENQEADFMFPGDSDPCGWGQGGIPMTSYPKYPWSEEGEDNPPDDRRFIMSSGPFTLESGAVNDITLGVVWARATGGGPLESVEAMKKADDKAQSFFDNCFKIIEGPDAPELKIIEMDKKLIFHISNLSSSNNYLDGYHEEDPFIVCPAANEECNKYFSFQGYQVFQLKDADVSISDIRNPDLAREIFQCDIKDEITKIVNYEWDEEIEANVAILEVDGADMGIQHTFTLEYDAFAPYETKLSNNKNYYFLAIAYGFNDYLHYNQNDPFSASGQKRPYIASNKCALGNLKIYEASPHIPAPENNGTLINGEYGYGPKITQLSGHGCGNNSLELTQETIDEIMSGPPWKSYSPTYENGQGPIDIKVIDPLNIPDGEYTIEFDSVEIFETTSFNYSIITNAEWFICSNNGDTVRSDSKIEIGYEKLFPEWGFSVSVKQVGIINEDNQHLAGLDDPDNHGFIEASMTFEDDSKEWLDFVYDGEFYDAFNWIRSGTQRDDTKPQYNDYLGNDENEVYETVLNGSWAPYALTSEHYNGPAWKEMRSFVEFKAQKLPSIDLVITPDKSKWTRSVVIEMADNDSVDGNPNDLILGMGVVGETYKFDKRASFSVDKNGNPSTTEIGSSNENDPNFINGKYMGWFPGYAIDIGTGERLNIMYGEDSRLVSQNGRDMIWNPTSEYATDLYFATGGRSGGLFFGGKHYIYIMGHNHYTYDKKNYMPIYDEGKYIDSLLTPVEGESSYQYKKRKKIVMRNAAWVGLPILAKEANLLDNDVSIKIRVANSYRNDELSFVKGPNPDSNIINTPKYSFNTSDIQTITNDDETAKDALDLINVVPNPYYGISGYARNQVENIVKFTNLPQKCTISIYTIRGTLVRRFRKSNSDTFLDWDVKNQYGLAIASGVYIIHIDADGIGEKILKWFGAFRSTDYSAF
- a CDS encoding PorV/PorQ family protein, whose amino-acid sequence is MNNIKINIIALIIVSLLFTDFYSFAGNEQRAGSAGAQELLINPWARSSGWGTANISCTRGLESVFMNVAGTAFTQGTELIYTHSLWLKGTDIAINAFGFSQKVGESGVISLALMSMDFGDIEMTTVEMPEGGFGTFNPRYTTIMLSYAKEFSNSIYGGATVKIINEAIPDLSAGGVAFDAGIQYITGIDQQIKFGITMQNVGPTMKFSGDGLSHRQEDGLGPQRTVEDRSAEFELPSLIRIGASYDFNFADRQRLTLAGNFTSNSFSKDQYHFGMEYDYKNILFLRGGFVYEDGINPFEDDYDTRSTAYTGPTAGFSIQIPLNKEKGSTFSLDYSYRDTDPFEGTHTFGARVSL
- a CDS encoding T9SS type A sorting domain-containing protein, giving the protein MKRIRYNITILILSLLFSNYVIAEKNKTNSNSSNNNKSTHSISAGCTQATTSTNLELNNVRAMIHTGGDMWWDLQGTAEYEVPKGSGKTAFFAGSIWIGGKDINGQLKLAAIQFRSSGTDYWTGPLIVDGPERSNVTADICHEYDRHYSISRNEVAMFRNYINASLSGDQATLEKDFVGYQVPTIIEEWPAHGPAGGYDYYLAPFFDKNDDGTYNHLDGDYPFYDLDGALPCGTTREKRLPRLFGDETLWWVYNDKGNIHTETGGDAVGMEIRAQGFAFATNDELNNMTFYNYALLNRSTFVLYDSYFGVWSDADMGYAFDDYVGCDVQRGLGYLYNGEATDGTGQLFAYGGPTPPPPAIGVDFFEGPYMDDNYGDDRPDGGCDMSINGLNFGDGVAGNERWGMRRYIYYNNDQGNMGNPGSAVEHYNYLTGFWKDGNSLLYGGTGHPSDSDTEDQITDFMFPGDTDPCGWGQDGIPMTSYPRYPWTEEGEDNPPDDRRFIQSAGPFTLEPGAINDITVGVVWARATSGGPFESVEEVKKADDKAQLLFENCFKVVDGPDAPELTIIELDKELIFHISNLSTSNNYLEEYYERDPFIVCPDGDDDCNRYFDFQGYQVFQLYDADVSITDIHNPDLAREVFQCDIKDEISKIVNYEWDEELAANIPILEVDGADEGIQHTFTIVNDEFSLSSGSLVNNKRYYFIVIAYGFNDYLHYDQNDPLSISGQKKPYKAGRKGALGAIKTYEVIPHIPTPENNGTIVNGEYGYGPKITQISGHGNGNNSLELTEETIDEIMSGSPWKSNNPTYENGLGPIDVKVIDPLNIPDGNYTLEFDSISIFQTTSFRYSIIKNAKWFIYDESGDTIYSDSWIALENEQIFPEWGFSISIKQVGVINEDNQNLTALDQPDNSAFIEASMTMEDNTKTWLNFVFDGEGYDAFNWIRSGTQNDDTQPEFNDYLGDDEDEVYEKVLNGTWAPYAFTSEYFNGPAWKEMRSLVEFKAQRLPSVDIVFTSDKSKWTRAVVLEMADNDSLDGNPTDLILQMGVVGETYKFDKRDSYSVDKDGNPSETESGSNSQNDANFIDGKGMGWFPGYAIDVGTGERLNIMYGEDSRLLTQNGRDMIWNPTSSYGTDLFFVTGGASGELFFGGKHYIYIMGHNNYSEENKNYMPTYDDGKYIDSMLTPVVGESSYQYKKRKKTVMRNAAWVGLPMLRRDANLLDTDVSIKLRVANPYRNDELSFAKVENPDGSGINTPKYSFNTSDIKTVTDDNATAKDALDLINVVPNPYYGFSEYEKNQIETMVKFTNLPPKCTISIYTISGTLVRRFEKDNADTFIEWDIKNQYGIAVASGIYIIHVDAEGIGEKILKWFGALRPTDLNAF